In Bacteriovorax stolpii, a single genomic region encodes these proteins:
- a CDS encoding M48 family metallopeptidase, translating into MEASFFTKIFLVALFVKSLIESLLDKRNMDHIIKHKNEVPEKFKDQITLADHQKAASYSVEKIKASQVFHLVDLVVFLGLTLMGGLELINHFAMGFSTTPIVTGLIFFAFLGIFSSIVSLPKTLYFTFVIEEKYGFNKTTWKTFLGDMLKGALLTVILGGPIAYAILWLMAKMGNLWWVYTFLFLSAVQLLLIFIFPTFIAPIFNKFTPLEEGEVKNKILNLLARCGFKSSGLFVMDASKRSGHGNAYFTGFGKNKRIVFFDTLLKSLDAEEVEAVLAHELGHMKKKHVIKGMIKGFLFSFIGLAVLGYLKNNTAFFNGHGVQTITDYMALTLFSMVAGTYTFLLTPLSSYTSRKYEYEADQFASENAQAGKLISALVKMYKDNASSLTPDPVFSKFYYSHPPALERVSFLEKLQGVRTEVRAN; encoded by the coding sequence ATGGAAGCTAGTTTTTTTACCAAAATTTTTTTAGTGGCCCTGTTTGTTAAAAGCTTGATTGAAAGCCTATTAGACAAGCGCAATATGGATCACATTATTAAACACAAAAATGAAGTACCGGAAAAATTCAAAGATCAAATCACACTCGCCGATCACCAAAAAGCTGCGAGTTATTCGGTAGAAAAAATCAAGGCCTCACAAGTTTTTCACCTGGTGGACCTAGTGGTTTTTTTAGGACTGACTCTCATGGGTGGATTAGAACTCATTAACCATTTTGCCATGGGCTTTTCAACAACACCGATTGTGACCGGGCTTATCTTTTTTGCTTTCCTGGGAATTTTTAGCAGTATTGTTTCTCTTCCCAAGACACTTTATTTTACCTTCGTTATCGAAGAAAAGTACGGCTTTAATAAAACCACATGGAAAACATTCTTAGGCGATATGCTTAAAGGAGCGCTGTTAACTGTGATTCTTGGTGGGCCAATCGCCTACGCTATTTTATGGTTAATGGCCAAGATGGGGAACCTGTGGTGGGTTTACACTTTCTTATTTTTAAGTGCTGTTCAACTATTACTTATTTTCATTTTCCCGACTTTTATCGCTCCGATCTTCAACAAGTTCACTCCACTTGAAGAAGGCGAAGTCAAAAATAAGATTCTCAATCTTCTTGCCCGTTGTGGGTTTAAAAGCTCAGGCCTCTTTGTGATGGATGCTTCAAAAAGAAGCGGCCACGGAAACGCATACTTCACAGGTTTTGGGAAAAACAAGCGCATCGTGTTTTTTGACACTCTCTTAAAAAGCCTTGATGCTGAAGAAGTTGAAGCAGTTCTTGCTCACGAACTTGGTCATATGAAAAAGAAACACGTGATAAAAGGAATGATTAAGGGATTTCTTTTTAGCTTTATTGGTCTGGCAGTTTTAGGTTACTTAAAAAACAACACGGCCTTCTTTAACGGCCACGGTGTTCAGACCATCACAGACTATATGGCCTTAACGTTATTTTCAATGGTGGCCGGGACTTACACTTTCCTTCTGACTCCACTTTCATCTTACACTTCAAGAAAGTACGAATACGAAGCCGATCAATTTGCCTCGGAAAATGCTCAAGCGGGAAAACTTATTTCTGCCTTAGTAAAGATGTATAAAGACAACGCCAGCTCACTGACACCTGATCCGGTTTTTAGTAAATTTTATTATTCTCACCCTCCCGCACTGGAGAGAGTGAGTTTCTTAGAGAAATTACAAGGCGTAAGGACGGAAGTCCGAGCGAACTAA
- a CDS encoding GNAT family N-acetyltransferase encodes MDIYFAKVLAWLETLKSKQPAVCDWIGIYYKESYLHKLNSTDLVLGPFIGEHTDHVRIPIDRGFCGMALREERTVNVADVTKDSTHIACSLKTRSELVVPIADKAGHFVAELDIDCNRLAAFTPELETFFKEAVKSFPLLEEFAPFPVESFETERLILRKVKQTDLNDIFEYCQNPNVARYVTWEPHQTIADTQKFIDYAQSSYAKGAPEPMVLVLKDDPKGKVIGSVGLIPASPKNRIFELAYALSEEHWGKGLVAEGSKAIINYAFNHFAIERLQCRCDVLNPQSSRVMEKLGMHYEGTLKASMYLKGKPRDMHMYSLVRSDFRPYAL; translated from the coding sequence ATGGATATTTATTTCGCGAAAGTTTTAGCGTGGCTTGAAACTCTTAAATCAAAACAACCAGCAGTGTGCGACTGGATTGGGATTTATTATAAAGAAAGTTACCTGCATAAACTGAACTCAACAGACTTAGTTTTAGGGCCATTTATTGGTGAACATACCGATCACGTCCGCATTCCTATTGACCGCGGTTTTTGTGGAATGGCACTAAGAGAAGAGCGCACAGTGAATGTGGCCGATGTGACTAAGGATTCTACTCATATTGCGTGTAGTTTAAAGACTCGCTCGGAGCTTGTGGTTCCGATTGCCGATAAGGCCGGACACTTTGTGGCCGAGCTGGATATCGATTGCAATAGACTGGCAGCTTTTACTCCTGAACTCGAAACTTTTTTTAAAGAAGCAGTGAAGAGCTTTCCTCTTTTGGAAGAGTTTGCGCCTTTTCCTGTGGAGTCATTTGAAACAGAACGTTTGATTTTAAGAAAAGTAAAACAAACAGACTTAAATGATATTTTTGAATACTGCCAGAACCCAAATGTGGCCCGTTATGTAACTTGGGAGCCACACCAGACTATTGCTGACACTCAAAAGTTTATTGATTATGCCCAAAGCTCTTACGCTAAAGGAGCACCCGAACCAATGGTATTGGTTTTAAAGGATGATCCCAAAGGGAAAGTTATTGGAAGTGTTGGGCTTATCCCGGCAAGTCCTAAGAACCGTATCTTTGAACTGGCCTATGCTTTAAGTGAAGAGCATTGGGGAAAGGGACTAGTGGCTGAAGGATCAAAAGCGATCATCAACTATGCTTTTAATCATTTTGCAATTGAAAGACTTCAGTGTCGTTGTGATGTTTTAAATCCGCAGAGTTCACGAGTGATGGAAAAGTTAGGGATGCACTACGAGGGGACCTTAAAAGCTTCGATGTACTTAAAAGGTAAACCCCGCGATATGCATATGTATTCTTTAGTTCGCTCGGACTTCCGTCCTTACGCCTTGTAA
- a CDS encoding alpha/beta fold hydrolase, giving the protein MFMDKKFLKMRDGAELYTQVKESGSPVWIIATHGVQEHLERHKYLVDLFGHDFNIFQYDLRGHGRSTGKKAYIEDFSLYMEDLLEITRFLKEKYRMNRYVLFGHSMGALITCSFIQNYVDENIYPERLIVNAPPCGADGFLGTLVKVLPMGFFNSASSLPYSVGLGGLVDLKYLSHDPRVKDDYIKDPLNSLKLESKLMFEIMKTVKSTFSRPLRSTCPSYVSVGGADHVVGSRDLIEYFTTVDKSFQLKVFDGAYHEIHNEIEKYRKPYFDHLKTVFNEVLFSKTA; this is encoded by the coding sequence ATGTTCATGGATAAAAAATTTCTTAAAATGCGCGACGGAGCAGAACTCTACACACAGGTGAAAGAGTCAGGAAGCCCGGTCTGGATTATTGCTACTCATGGAGTCCAGGAGCACCTTGAGCGCCACAAATACTTAGTGGACCTCTTCGGCCACGATTTCAACATCTTTCAATACGATTTAAGAGGCCACGGCAGAAGCACGGGGAAAAAAGCTTATATCGAAGATTTTAGCCTTTATATGGAAGACCTTTTAGAGATTACGAGATTTTTAAAAGAAAAATACCGCATGAACCGCTACGTGCTTTTTGGACACTCAATGGGTGCTCTCATCACGTGTTCATTCATTCAAAATTATGTGGATGAAAATATTTATCCAGAGCGCTTAATCGTCAATGCTCCACCATGTGGTGCTGACGGTTTCTTGGGAACACTGGTAAAAGTTCTGCCGATGGGATTTTTTAATTCAGCAAGCAGCCTTCCTTATTCTGTAGGGCTTGGTGGACTTGTCGATTTAAAATACCTTTCTCACGACCCTCGTGTAAAAGATGACTATATCAAAGATCCATTAAATTCACTGAAGCTTGAATCAAAACTTATGTTTGAAATTATGAAGACGGTTAAGAGCACTTTCTCAAGACCTCTGAGATCAACTTGCCCAAGTTATGTTTCAGTTGGGGGAGCAGACCACGTAGTGGGAAGCCGCGATTTGATCGAATACTTTACGACGGTGGATAAATCATTCCAGCTTAAAGTTTTTGATGGTGCTTACCATGAGATACATAATGAGATCGAAAAATACAGAAAACCATACTTCGATCATTTAAAAACGGTTTTTAACGAAGTGCTTTTTAGCAAGACGGCTTAA
- a CDS encoding polysaccharide deacetylase family protein, with protein MKTLALSALLLLSSLGHAQVITDKQFPEEGKDYRPGRDTGFDQYKTRSLFGTKKVVLTFDDGPDPVQTPRLLEILKKYNVKATFFMLSEKFNDKTLPLIKRVASEGHIIASHHHDHENNNSKSEVDYREGLKKSILNVAQVLESVDAPNREIYYRFPYGAYGAGSLSYHHMNVMKEVSQELFGDNCINFAFWDIDSLDWLKPMDQGDVISNILANIEGGTAYNMVKGRWSGKPKKEKYTIRNPMGGGVVLMHDIHSRSVDTVEVLLKTFRDKGIEVVPLNEVTEYSYQGRECRLLKK; from the coding sequence ATGAAAACATTAGCACTTTCAGCACTATTACTTTTATCGTCTCTTGGCCACGCTCAGGTGATTACAGATAAACAATTCCCGGAAGAAGGAAAAGATTATAGACCTGGAAGAGATACTGGTTTTGACCAATATAAAACGCGTTCACTTTTTGGAACAAAAAAAGTGGTTTTAACTTTTGATGATGGACCAGATCCAGTTCAAACTCCACGTCTTCTGGAAATCCTAAAGAAGTACAATGTGAAAGCGACATTTTTTATGCTTTCAGAGAAATTCAACGATAAAACTCTTCCACTTATTAAGCGTGTAGCAAGTGAAGGCCATATCATCGCCAGCCACCACCACGATCATGAGAACAACAATTCAAAGTCAGAAGTGGATTACAGAGAAGGATTAAAAAAATCGATTTTAAACGTCGCTCAGGTGCTTGAGAGCGTCGATGCTCCCAACAGAGAGATCTACTACCGTTTTCCATACGGAGCGTATGGAGCAGGTTCTCTTTCATACCACCATATGAACGTGATGAAAGAAGTTTCTCAGGAACTTTTTGGCGATAACTGTATCAACTTTGCTTTCTGGGACATTGACTCTCTGGATTGGTTAAAACCAATGGATCAGGGCGATGTTATTTCAAATATCCTTGCTAACATTGAAGGCGGAACAGCTTACAACATGGTGAAGGGAAGATGGTCGGGGAAACCTAAAAAAGAGAAGTATACCATCAGAAACCCAATGGGCGGAGGCGTGGTTTTAATGCACGATATCCATTCTCGTTCGGTAGACACCGTAGAAGTTCTTTTAAAGACTTTCAGAGACAAAGGTATTGAAGTTGTACCTCTAAACGAAGTCACTGAATACTCATACCAAGGGCGTGAGTGCCGCCTGCTGAAGAAATAA